Within Planococcus citri chromosome 2, ihPlaCitr1.1, whole genome shotgun sequence, the genomic segment cattttattaaaaaaacatgaattgttTTTGATTGCAGGGTTCTTCTCTAGAAAGTAAAGAAGAAGCCTTCGGAAAATATATCATCAGTGAGCTgaaaagaataaagaaaaagaaaacgtaCGAAATTGTAAAATGGGAAATATTACAAGCTTTACAAAAAGCTATGCTCCAAGAAGCCGAAACAGAAGAATTCGAAGATTGAATTTATTTCTGCAGTTATTTTTCGAATGTTCATGTTTTCACTTTTCTAGCACGGATCAACGAAAGAGATTTCATTTTATATGCAATTTTGTTTTGACGGTGTGTTGAACTGGGTTAAATTTTCCTCGTACAGCTTCaacgattttcaacttttgtttttcTAAAGTCTACTTGATGATAATTAATTGTAATGTATttggtacctatacatattcgTGAATATACAATATTGATTCTTTTTTGTatgagtttttttcaatcataaaaattgatgaattgcGAGAGCTAATTCAGTTTGctgaagaaaggaaaaaaacaaataaaacgtgaacaaaaaattatttattttcgagacatcaattaaaaataattgtttcTCTCGTTTTTATTTACAAACATTCAGCGTATCCGTAGGTGATTAATACTAGTAGGTCTTACAGTTTGGAAAATATACaatatgattttgttttaaaaaacaccgAATTGTGGAATTGCCTTTCCTTAAAATTAGTTAATTTCTGTAAAATAAGAACGTAATGAATACGAATAATTTTACAGACAAAGATCAATCgatagaaaatatttcaatgaaatatcagtatagacaaaaaaaatcaactatcaAGGCAAAGAAGGTTCTGAGTCGTCGGTTTCTTTTTCGGCGGCGGCTTGAAGGGCTTGCAGAATTTTCCATTTAACTTCTTCATACGTTTTTTTACTCTTTATTCTCTTCAACTCACTGGCGATATATCTCCCAAATATATCTTCCTTACAATCTTTTTCTTCGGTTttatttccaactttatttgcCACAAAGCCAACCTGAAAAATCACAAAGAGGCAAAATAAAATACGACTCAACTTTGAAAGCAAAATTCAAAGCATGGTGAAAATCAAGTGCAGTAAAAGCAAAGTCTCGAAGTCGAAATTTCAGTGTTTCAGGATACATTTCTATTTGAAAATACGTGTTTTCCAGCACCTTTAAAAACCGCATGTATCGAGGTCGCGTTATAAAAGATAAGGTTAAGCACAAAATGAAGTATAGATCAATTGAATACCTGGTGTTGCATCAGCTCGGGAGGTTCGGTTTCCATATTTTTCATATGTTTTTTAGATATGGCGTGCCTGACTAAATTGTTCGAATTATTTACTAACAAAGTTCCACAATATTTACATTTTGCACAGCTAATGTCGCTATCTTCGTACATTTTGGCTTCGATTAACCAATCCTTAAACTCTGGAAGTGAGAGCCATTCAGGGCGAAATTTTTGAACGTATTTCTGTCATATACAAAAtaattacgaataaaaaaagtgaaatcaaagcatttttgaatattattagtCGTAATAATAAAATTCGGGTTTATCGAACATCTCTCGACACACACAAAAAAGATCTGAacatattcaatttcaaataagaTACATGCGGTTTCACAATCGATATAAATAGTGAACTTCGATAATACTGTAGCGAGATTTTTCTTACCCCTTGAGTAGGATTTTTCTGCAGAAATGTAGAAGGATCCGTAACACAACTACCGCTTAAGGAATCCGAAGGGGCTTCGATGAATATTCCGTCAGTCTAAAACATTACACAAGAGTTACACAATGTGGCAATCGAATCATTTATCGAATAAATACCAATTTACCAGATTCTTCGGTTGCAAAAGCGTAGCATTCGGTTTAGGAATAGCGACAGTAACTTTACCGCTAGatgatatttcatcattttgaacattCTTTGGAGCGCTTTTCTTCTTAAAGCCAGACGCTATACGACAATATCGACAATCCAAAGATATATTCTCGTTATGCTCGGTGCAAACAAAAGCGGGTAGATTTGGATCCATAACTTTAATTTGACGTTTCACAGCTCGATTATTTTTCGCTGGAGTAACGTTAGAAGGACCAGGTTTACGAACATTTTTCACTTCAATAGTTTGATGTTTTTGACCATTGGCATCAATTTCAATGCATTCCGTAGTTTCGGTAGTTTCATACTGGAACGTAGGATCGTCATCTTTCCTAGGTTTTTCTACCCAATTCTTGTAACTTGGGTCATTTTTCCAGTCAGTTCCAAATTTCGGATCGTAagttttcactacttttttaaactttttcgcAGGATTTTGATCGTCACATATTTCTTCAACCTCGACCGTTTCGGTGGTGTACTCCATCTGAAGAGCATCTGTAATTGCAAGAAAAAGTTACTACAATTGAAATAATCCATCATAAAAGTACCGTAGCAGAATATTATGCGTTATTAAAAACATCAGATGTGCTACAGTACGGTTTACGATCACGATCAGCCGAAATAAAAGTTATGGGAGTTCTAAAACAAGGCTATTGATCAAGCAGTATCAAACTAGAAAATACAAACACAAGTTCAAAGATTAttggcgaaaaaaatattaccgtCATTGATTTCTAGCATCATTTGGAAAGAATACTTTTAACTTTTCCGTAAAATaatcaattcaattcaacttccaAAATTAACTGTACTgcaaataataaaatcaaattgattacgacgtttccatgttttttttatttttttctttgaatcaGTGTTACCGTACGGAACTACGGACAtactgaaaaccaaaaattacctttttcaCAATTCAAAAAAGATAGGCAGAGCCACACGACATTCACCTATTCTTTTAGTTACCtcattataaaattaaaattattttcaaaatttcatattcatatTCAAAACATACGAAAATGGTGATTTTGACGCGAGTATTACCACATCAATGACCTTCATGTTTCTCCTCTGAGtctgacagaaaaaaaaaacatattctatcaattatcaaataaaatttcacacatCGCAAACGAAAAATTGTATTCGATATAAgtatgaatgaaaattatacaaaataccGAAGTCTgcatgaaaaatgaatactcTCATTTTAAACTTAAAGTCACGAGCATTTCAATtaattaataggtacataaCTAAAATAAACAAGCGTAATCGTCACGTTTTTGCGAACTTTTGGGAAATAAAAGACGTTCAATGCCACATTCATAAAACGGCATATCTATCACTTAAAATAGATTATTCGATCAAGAAATATCACACTCCtttttaaaggaatttttcacagcatgaattttcaaatgtttcttcAACACATGGttatacttgaattttttctcgcaGGAAGTACATTTGAATGGTCTGTCCGATGAATGTTTCCGTTCGTGAAGTTTCAGAGCAGAGAGACGAACGAATTTTGATTTACACATAttacaattgaattttttctccactGGCTCAACTTTCGCTCCTCTAGTGTGCTTTCGAGACTGATGGCTTTCAAGATTAAACTTCTTCGTGAACCTAGCTCCACAAATGTCACATTCAAACGGCTTTTCACCGCTATGAATATACTTATGATAACGTAAAACTGAACGGTAAGCGAATTTCGCATCGCATTCATCACATTTGTAAGGTTTTTCTCCGGTATGTATACGCAAATGTAATTTCAGGTGagcttttcttttgaatttgcGTTTACAATAATCGCAACAAAACCTTCTAAGGTCAGCGAATAAAACTGGATTTACTTcttcaatattcaattttatgtCACCGTCGTTTGAGGAATTCGATTCTTTAAGCGTTGCCTATAAGAAATCAATACACAGCgttaatcaatttcaaaaaaatttacggaAACGATGAAGAACTTCTGCAATATACTTACTTTGTTACTGACAAATTTTGGGACAGAATCAGAAACTCGCTGATCAAGAAGAAAACAGCAATTGTCATTTTCATCGCGTacatcctaaaaaaatattctatttaaTACAGGTataaaatagaaacaaaacaaTTTGTTCAACATGCTCAATTGCTCACCTTATGTTTCATCTGTCGAGTTACATCTTCGTGATTAGTTGATCTTGAAATGAGATCTGAACCTTCCGGAACATGAAGATAAGGAATTGTTGTCTTATCATCGGTACCCTATATTCATTCAGTAAGGGATTAACGAGAgacaggaggaaaaaaaatctaaaaacagtTCCAAATATATTTACTTCAGGTTTTAGGTGTTgtgaaatgaaaactgaatcgtGCGGGACACCAACGAAGTTATTATTTGTAATATCTTGACCtacatcctaaaaaaatttcgaataactGATTTGGATCAACAATTTAGGTGTTATTGAGCATATTTTTATATCTTACGAATACAGAAATCATCAACTTACGACAGGTTCGGTTTTGATGTGTTTGAAACTCTTTTCCTTATCCATTGAAACATCACGCGGCTCTTCTTTAAAGACGTCACACTATTAATGACAAGAACATACAATTAATTTAGAAACgataaatagcaaaaaagttcaTAAATATGCTAACATTACTTTAAGAGGCATAATTCCAGCTTGGATTTCTTCATTTACAGGCTGAATACTTCACATAACCAATAAATTCGTAACCGTTTATTGCATGGATATTCTGACACGAAGCACTCGGTAGGTACAATCAACGATATCTACGAAGCATATTTTTAcgataaaaattacgaatagtTTCAGACATGCAAACACATGAAACGTAAATCATTATTCTTTTCAATCATTCGTAAAAATCTTGAATGAACTCGAATTCGATattcaaaaaatacgaaaaaaccaGATTACAAGGCAGTGTTGCTCACCTGTTGGTAACAAAATTATCTGcatgcatttttcatttaaacatcCGATTTATACggatttacaaaattttgattgatttattCTGGATAATAAATTTGCCAATTATTCAgaataaaaacattaaaaactaCTTTAAAATTAAGATAATGAAATATAATTCCATGCAGTGCAATGATCagaaatttaatcaaactttTACCATTTTACAACACATGTCTTCGAAATTCCTTGCCCTTCGTTATTTATCGGGAGCTAGTGATGGGccgattattaatcgattaatcgaataatcgattaatcggcctgaaaaataatcgtttggcgattattttttcttcttccgattaatcgattaatcgattattttgaaaaaaataatcgatcatgttTTTATAGGGTATTTGGCgtaaatttcatcacaatcTTGCGTTTTTTggcgttaaaattgaaaaaggataattttcaaaaccgtgAAAACAGAAATATTGACCAATCCATCttgtattttcataattttctccagaataaTCACATTTCTGTCATTCTCTGTTATTTCAACGGTCaattaattaacatttttacgttttttcagcaattttgaacattttaatgtgataaaaaaataatcgaaaatcatcgatttaatcgattattttttcaccgATTAATCGGAGTcgcgattatttttttggccgattaatcgattttcgattatttgaaataatcgatttttgccCAACACTATCGGGAGCAaatcttcgaatttttcaaattcttgattCCATTGAACATCCCACGGTCGTTTACATGcttacattaaaattattaaaaatttagtttATAATCAAATCTTGCGATACttgaaaaagtgattaaaagATTATGTCCCACACCTGATGAATATGAACATATTGACGCTTTGagttcaatatttttccaatttattgcTTCTTCTGAAATCAGGATTCTCGGAATACTCGAGACCGTTGAGCGTCTGTTTCTGAATCGGCCTGCTGGAAAGATAAGGAATCGAActattattcagaatttttcaaaaactataagcaacgaaaaaaattaaaatggcaTTCTGTACCTTCAGACTCAGAGAAAAGCATCCACATTTCACATAACTCACAAGAAGAAATATTTCTTTTACAAATTCTTCCAAACttcaaaactactcaaaaactaattttctttcaatttcttatcACTTAATAAcaaactccagattcgaatggTAATTTTAATTCTTCGGGACGTTCATTCTGAGCATAAAATCGATCAAATCATTCAGAACTGTAAACAATTGGTAGTGataacgaaaatttttccatgttttggtcAAAAGTGTACGGtacaaaatcgtgaaaaaattgaatagtgaCTGCAataattgttaatttttgatcGGACTAAgaattattattatatgtaaGTCATATTTCTTTATAATTTACGTAAATATGTCCTACGCACTAATTCATGACTCTGTGAATTGGAAATTAGAAAAGAATTCAATTTCGTCGCACGAAATCACGAAAAATGAATACTTCATTTGAAGGGATCAGATTCCATGGTTATAAACCATAAAAATCGTGCTGTAACTTGTTCAAAATTTGCTTGAACGATTGAACCGTGAAAAGTTTTATACAATTAGATGGTCAAGTTCGCTTTTATTTGAAAACACAATGTCTACTTAATGCTAATGCTGTGTTCATTTTTACAGATGTTTTCCTGTATCTGCAGTGCAGTGCAATGAATAAGACAAAACGTGCGAAAAAACCGTActcggttgaaaatttgttaactGCTTTGCAAGACATAAAAGATGGAAAGTACAACGTGACAACTGCTGCAAAGTACATAGtaacacattttcaaattcaacaaaatcatGTACTTAAATATTTGTAGGTATCGATAAACATGACGATTATTTTCATTTGCAGGATTCACAATGTGCCTCGTCAAACATTAGCCGACAAAGTGAAAGGAAAAAGTCCAGCTTCGTTTTGTAAACCAGGGCCTCATCCGCTTCTCGGTGTagaaatcgaagaaaatttgaaaaactgggCTGTGCAGAATACAGCCTCGGGATTTGTTACAACCAAAGACTCGATTTTATTTTCCGTTCGAAAAATAATCGAATCCAATTACAACTCAGGCATgcatcaatatttcaaaaaccgAACACTGGGCACCGGATGGTATAAAGCTTTTAAGAAAAGATACccagaaataattttcaagaaactaGACGCTTTCAAATATCCGCAAGTAACTCCAGACGAGCTCCAATTATGGTTTCGCAAAATTAGAAAAGATTTAGGAAAAGATGCCGAAATTTTACTCGATCCAGAAAGGATATTTTGCTTGGGTCAACTTCAACTGCCGATGGCTTTGAACACGGTGCTGAAAAGTAACGGTACGACATGTGCCGAAAAAGAAGCCGCCCTTGCACTTTTTACCGGCAACGTTGAAGCGAAATTGGCTCCTGTTATGGTTAATTTCAAACACTCGACAAACGAGCATTCTATAACACAGTCAAAGTCAACCAACACTTGTGTTTCCACCGGCAGATCGCAATGCCAAATATTTTTTAGTTACATAACCAACATTTTCCATCCTTATTTAGTCAAAAATCATATCGAGTTTCCTGTCGTTATTTTTGTCGATCCTCGTGTTGCTCACGTTAGTTTTGCATTACACGAATTTTGCAAAGATAATGGCATCCATATTATACCTTTTTTGCATCACGCCAGCAACGTACAtccttttgaaaatggattttttagATTATTTCTCGAGACGTGGAAAACCGAAGTTCGATTTTGGCCAGCTCGAAATAACAACGAAAATATTAAAGAAGAAAACGTCGAAAGTGTTATTTCAAATATCCTACAGTTCACCGAATTCACCAATACAATCAAACGAGCTTTTCGTAAATGTGGATTGTTTCCATTCGATGTCAATGCTATAGATTACGATACCTTGGATCCTTTGAAACCACAGCCGGAGTATTTTCGATCCTTCCAGTATCAATATAAGCCTATAACGGCTCCTCGTAAAAAAACGCCCGCTAAATCGAACGGCGATGGTGTTGTGATGTGTAGGATAGAAAATATAAGAACGATCGACGAAAatccttcaaattttgaaaatttagctgAAAGTTATATTATTGAAGATTACGTTGAAGAAGATGTCGAACTTGCACGCGATGAAACTATCAATGAAGATGTTGAGGAGGATGAGTATTCCCAATTTGACTCAACTTGTCAGTCTGTCAACGAACACTTCATATCACCTCCTGTTTCAACTAGTTCAATGAAACGAAAATGTGAAATGCCCCTTCTCGATGATGCTAAAAGACTGAGAACAGAAGGTGAATGAAAGCaaatgattaattatttttttataatgtaaattcatttttttcatacgtcACGCcataaatctgaattttttcttatttcttaaaaattttacgatctCGCGAATTGAAATTTATGCTCGGAAGGTAGTAGTGATATTTCCAAATCGTGAAGAGTTCGAGGCACGTGGCAGGGGGATAGGAGGAGAGGTTATATCTTTATATGTATAAATAGCCTTATGCACGTAATCTATTTATAAATCCACACATGCATGCTACGAAACGGAGAATTCGTCGTGTGGTCTACATTAAATAAGTATGGTGTTAGAatcaaactaaatttttttggtatttttttaatcaacagtGCTAATAAATATGGCGGATAAAAGTGAACCCGAATTAAATATCAATGTCGAAAACATCGTTGCGACTCCAGATGACTCTCCGGATGTTCTAAGGAAGAAAAATAAAGACTTAAAAGGATTGCTGGAGAAGGTTATTGATCTGTTGAAAGAGAAAAGTAACGTTTGTTTAAAtctagaaaaacaaaattctgctTTAAATTTACAAGTGagtgatttttaggattttttgacattttaaatgATTCAATCAAATTAGTGTTTTGCTGTAACCTATTTGTACATTTAATCATTTCCAGATAACATCTCTAAAAGATATCGTATCCATTACGAAAAATTTACTCAGTATTCGTAATGTCGAGGTTGAAAACATGCAGAAAGATATGTCTTCCttgcaagaaaaaataaatgctgaaaaagAACGTCATAATAAAATGATCGAAACAGTCGCCAATGCTGATAAGTAAGTTTTAATGTCAGTTCGTTTTAAAATTCCTCATTGTGAATATAATAAGaaagtatttttattaattagatTGAACGAAGATATTAAAGGAGAATATCATAATCAAATGAGCTTATTTCAACAATTACGAGACAAGTATAacgaaaaagtatcacttttgaCTCAAGAAAACCAACAGTTGAAAATCGAACTTCAAAACTTGAAGAATCAagaagaaaatctcaaaaacgaGACCAATGAGAGTACCTAATGTGTCATTATCTAAGAAGgttctttttttcatgaatttttgcgTGTAAACTATATACCagatttgcattattttttttttcttaggtcATCCATTACCTAGGTACGTTTTATGTTTATAACTTAAGCCTTCGAATAAAACTATTATTGTTGCGTTATTTTGATTATTCTGTCTGGGAAACAAAGAAGAACAAAGAGTTTTACGGAGATAACGTTTAATATATTTGAACACACAACACATGAACGGAAAATATTTTGGTGCTTTAAAAATAGATAACAAAACACGGTACAATATCACATTATTATTGCAAAATCAGTAATTAAAAAAGAGTTTTAATCCTTGAATAcacaaatttccattttattccCTTTGCGTATAATTTTAAAAGGCTCCGATGGAACTTTGATTGCTGATTTGATGCAGTAAAAAGAAATTGTTACGATTTGCTGGTGGAAATAAGCGTTAaacctataaaaaaatattaaaacgggtaagtactttttttcgattaaaaattttcatattgcaAGATGCTATTGTTAATTTGATATACGAAGCATATAATACTCACATCGAAGAAATATTAATATCCGGTGGCCTACCTACAGCGTTTTGAATAACTAGGAATAATTTTGTCGACACTTCAATGACGTGATTACTTTGAAATATTATATCGCCTTTTTCGTAATAATTATTTGTGACGAAAAAACAACCAGAATTGGATTGAAGATTCGATGACGAAGAAAAACAATGCAAATCGCCGGTGCTGGAATCTCGTTCACTCTATAATAATACCGAAAATGCATGTAATGTAAATAGATCTATACTTAGATAGGCCAACCAACTTTTCGCATTGCTACGGTattcttcgaaatttttacCGAAGGTCAACgatctctaatttttttcctgatagGTAGATACTTACAGCATGAATATGAACAACTGCTATATTATCGGCGAATGGAGATAATGATATGCGATGTATTTCGGAGGCTGGTATACGATATTTTATATCAAGCGTTCTTTGATCCAATATCATCATTGAACTAGTCGATATTACTAATAACATAGGAATAAACTGAAAACAAAGCATCGTCAAAATTTTAGATATCATTTTGCCGAAtgatttctcacaaaaaaaagtgCGTAGAGAGTAAATAAAACGCACTTTTCCTGTAGATCGTGTGATTTTATTAATAATATCAGCGAACACAACATATTGATCATTTCCACCTGAGCATAATCTTCTCCATTGAGTATTTTGTCTTAAACGAACGT encodes:
- the LOC135836496 gene encoding uncharacterized protein LOC135836496 isoform X1, which gives rise to MMLEINDDALQMEYTTETVEVEEICDDQNPAKKFKKVVKTYDPKFGTDWKNDPSYKNWVEKPRKDDDPTFQYETTETTECIEIDANGQKHQTIEVKNVRKPGPSNVTPAKNNRAVKRQIKVMDPNLPAFVCTEHNENISLDCRYCRIASGFKKKSAPKNVQNDEISSSGKVTVAIPKPNATLLQPKNLTDGIFIEAPSDSLSGSCVTDPSTFLQKNPTQGKYVQKFRPEWLSLPEFKDWLIEAKMYEDSDISCAKCKYCGTLLVNNSNNLVRHAISKKHMKNMETEPPELMQHQVGFVANKVGNKTEEKDCKEDIFGRYIASELKRIKSKKTYEEVKWKILQALQAAAEKETDDSEPSLP
- the LOC135836496 gene encoding uncharacterized protein LOC135836496 isoform X2; the protein is MMLEINDDALQMEYTTETVEVEEICDDQNPAKKFKKVVKTYDPKFGTDWKNDPSYKNWVEKPRKDDDPTFQYETTETTECIEIDANGQKHQTIEVKNVRKPGPSNVTPAKNNRAVKRQIKVMDPNLPAFVCTEHNENISLDCRYCRIASGFKKKSAPKNVQNDEISSSGKVTVAIPKPNATLLQPKNLTDGIFIEAPSDSLSGSCVTDPSTFLQKNPTQGVGFVANKVGNKTEEKDCKEDIFGRYIASELKRIKSKKTYEEVKWKILQALQAAAEKETDDSEPSLP
- the LOC135836497 gene encoding zinc finger protein 69 homolog — protein: MPLKCDVFKEEPRDVSMDKEKSFKHIKTEPVDVGQDITNNNFVGVPHDSVFISQHLKPEGTDDKTTIPYLHVPEGSDLISRSTNHEDVTRQMKHKDVRDENDNCCFLLDQRVSDSVPKFVSNKATLKESNSSNDGDIKLNIEEVNPVLFADLRRFCCDYCKRKFKRKAHLKLHLRIHTGEKPYKCDECDAKFAYRSVLRYHKYIHSGEKPFECDICGARFTKKFNLESHQSRKHTRGAKVEPVEKKFNCNMCKSKFVRLSALKLHERKHSSDRPFKCTSCEKKFKYNHVLKKHLKIHAVKNSFKKECDIS
- the LOC135836492 gene encoding uncharacterized protein LOC135836492 codes for the protein MNKTKRAKKPYSVENLLTALQDIKDGKYNVTTAAKIHNVPRQTLADKVKGKSPASFCKPGPHPLLGVEIEENLKNWAVQNTASGFVTTKDSILFSVRKIIESNYNSGMHQYFKNRTLGTGWYKAFKKRYPEIIFKKLDAFKYPQVTPDELQLWFRKIRKDLGKDAEILLDPERIFCLGQLQLPMALNTVLKSNGTTCAEKEAALALFTGNVEAKLAPVMVNFKHSTNEHSITQSKSTNTCVSTGRSQCQIFFSYITNIFHPYLVKNHIEFPVVIFVDPRVAHVSFALHEFCKDNGIHIIPFLHHASNVHPFENGFFRLFLETWKTEVRFWPARNNNENIKEENVESVISNILQFTEFTNTIKRAFRKCGLFPFDVNAIDYDTLDPLKPQPEYFRSFQYQYKPITAPRKKTPAKSNGDGVVMCRIENIRTIDENPSNFENLAESYIIEDYVEEDVELARDETINEDVEEDEYSQFDSTCQSVNEHFISPPVSTSSMKRKCEMPLLDDAKRLRTEVLINMADKSEPELNINVENIVATPDDSPDVLRKKNKDLKGLLEKVIDLLKEKSNVCLNLEKQNSALNLQITSLKDIVSITKNLLSIRNVEVENMQKDMSSLQEKINAEKERHNKMIETVANADKLNEDIKGEYHNQMSLFQQLRDKYNEKVSLLTQENQQLKIELQNLKNQEENLKNETNEST